The genomic segment CTTCCTGTCCACACAAAAACCAAAGACCTTACGGTCATTTCTATCTTCGCAGAATAGCCTATTTGCCAGCCGATTCCATATCTTGCGTTTGAGGGAAATATCTTCATGGGTTTCGTTTCAGAGAGCGTCAAATGTCCTCCAACTGCAACAATATGTCCGAACACTCAGGTGGAATACCTAAAGCCTAGGCTTTATATGTAGGCCACGTCACAGACCATCAACCTTTTGATTGCCCTTGAATTTCCCCCACCCTTACCCCCTACGCCCCAACAAGGTGCATGTATTGCCTTTTTAATCAGGTTTTCAGATTTCTTCAATGTTTTCACAATCAAAAATTGACGTCCTTGGATACTTTAAGCTTGACAATTCTGGCGTGCCCTTTTCACCTCAGATGGAAGTTCGCCGTATCGTTGACTGAGATTCAACAAATGCGGTGCCATATTTCTTGCGACAAGGATCTCTTCATTCACCTTGTCCCCCTAGTGGATATGTCCCAACTTATAATCAGGAGGATTTTTCTTACATGTGCGGCCTTCTTGGCATTTTGACTGCAAACGGAAACGCTGAGGCATTCGTGCCAGCCCTCGAGCGTGCTTTGCCATGCATGCGCCACCGTGGCCCTGATGATGCCGGCACCTGGCATGACACGGATGCAGCCTTTGGCTTTAACCGCTTGTCGATCATCGATATTGCGCATTCCCACCAACCCCTGCGTTGGGGACCAGCCAATGAGCCTGATCGCTATGCCATGACCTTCAACGGTGAGATCTACAACTATGTAGAACTCCGCAAAGAGCTCTCAGACCTGGGCTATACCTTTAATACTTCAGGCGATGGCGAACCTATCGTGGTTGGTTTCCATCACTGGGGAGAATCCGTAGTCGAGCACCTACGCGGTATGTTCGGCATCGCCATTTGGGACACCAAGGAAAAGTCACTATTCCTCGCTCGTGACCAATTTGGCATCAAGCCACTGTTCTATGCCACCACCGAGCATGGCACTATCTTCTCCTCAGAGAAAAAGACCATTCTAGAAATGGCAGAGGAGATGAATCTAGATCTCAGCCTTGACAAGCGCACGATTGAGCATTACGTCGACCTGCAGTACGTTCCGGAGCCAGAGACTCTCCACGCGCAGATCTCTCGACTTGAGTCAGGCTGCACCGCGACGGTTCGTCCAGGCGGAAAGCTTGAACAAAAGCGCTATTTTAAGCCTAATTTTCCTATCCAAAAAGTAGTCAAGGGACAGGAGCAAGATCTCTTCGATCGCATTGCCCAGGTGCTGGAGGATAGCGTCGAAAAGCATATGCGCGCTGATGTGACCGTGGGCTCGTTCCTTTCTGGCGGCATTGACTCCACGGCAATTGCAGCGCTTGCAAAACGCCATAACCCTAACCTGCTCACGTTCACTACAGGCTTTGAGCGTGAAGGCTACTCAGAGGTAGACGTTGCGGCGGAATCTGCTGCGGCAATTGGCGCTGAGCACATCGTCAAGATTGTTTCCCCTGAGGAATACGCCAGCGCAATTCCAAAAATCATGTGGTACCTAGATGATCCTGTAGCGGATCCTTCCCTAGTTCCCCTCTATTTTGTGGCAGCAGAAGCACGCAAGCATGTCAAGGTCGTGCTCTCTGGAGAGGGCGCAGATGAGCTTTTCGGTGGCTACACCATTTACAAGGAACCTCTGTCCCTTGCTCCTTTCGAAAAGATCCCTTCCCCTCTACGTAAGGGCCTGGGCCAGCTCAGTAAGGTGCTCCCTGACGGTATGAAGGGTAAATCCCTACTCGAGCGCGGTTCCATGACTATGGAAGAGCGTTACTACGGCAATGCTCGATCCTTCAACTTTGAGCAGCTCCAGCGTGTTATCCCTTGGGCAAAGCCTGAGTGGGACCACCGCGAAGTCACCGCACCGATCTATGCCCAGTCCCAGAACTTTGATCCAGTGGCTCGCATGCAGCACCTTGATCTATTCACTTGGATGCGTGGCGATATTTTGGTCAAGGCGGACAAAATCAACATGGCCAACTCTCTTGAGCTTCGTGTTCCATTCTTGGACAAGGAAGTCTTCAAGGTAGCTGAAACCATTCCTCACGATCTCAAAATCGCCAATGGCACCACCAAGTACGCATTGCGCCGGGCGCTCGAGCAGATCGTTCCACCACATGTGTTGCACCGCAAGAAGCTGGGCTTCCCAGTGCCGATGCGCCACTGGCTTGCCGGCGATGAACTATTCGGATGGGCACAGGACACCATCAAGGAGTCCGGCACCGAAGAGATCTTCAACAAGCAGGCTGTTCTCGACATGCTGAATGAACACCGTGCTGGAGTTTCCGATCACTCCCGCCGTCTTTGGACTGTTCTTTCCTTCATGGTGTGGCACGGAATCTTTGTGGAAAACCGTATTGATCCACAAATCGAAGACCGCTCCTACCCAGTAGAGCTCTAAACTCAGTCAATTTGTGGCAGCTAAGCCCCTCGCCTTCCATCCATCTGGATATGAGGCGAGGGGCTGTTGTGTTTTAAAGGGCGGGGCGGATTCTTTAAGTTCGAGATCTCGGTTTCAATTCCTTGCCCTCAATTTCGCGTCCTCGAGCCCACTTCAGTTTTAAGAGAAAAGGGACTGATCTCGAGTATGCGAAATTGTCAGTGGGCGATATCAAGTGGTGGTTGCGACACCCTCATTGCTTAAGGAGTGTCCACCATGTCCAGTAGAAAACAATCCACCATCCTCAGGAATACAAAAACTCGCCCTTGGATATACGAACTATCCAAGGACGAGCTTTAAGCGCACGAAAGCTTAGTTGAAGGAGTCACCACAAGCACAGGAGCTGCCTGCGTTTGGGTTATCGATGGTGAATCCCTGCTGCTCAATGGTGTCTGCGAAATCGATGTGTGCACCAAGGAGGTATGGGGTGCTCATCTTGTCTACAACAAGGCGAACTCCACCGATGGTGTCTTCTTTATCACCATCTAGGGTGCGGTCATCGAAGTAGAGCTGGTAACGCAGGCCGGAGCAGCCGCCAGGCTGTACAGCGATGCGTAGGGCAAGGTCATCGCGACCTTCCTGATCAATGAGCGCCTTAGCCTTGGATGCTGCG from the Corynebacterium crudilactis genome contains:
- the asnB gene encoding asparagine synthase (glutamine-hydrolyzing) encodes the protein MCGLLGILTANGNAEAFVPALERALPCMRHRGPDDAGTWHDTDAAFGFNRLSIIDIAHSHQPLRWGPANEPDRYAMTFNGEIYNYVELRKELSDLGYTFNTSGDGEPIVVGFHHWGESVVEHLRGMFGIAIWDTKEKSLFLARDQFGIKPLFYATTEHGTIFSSEKKTILEMAEEMNLDLSLDKRTIEHYVDLQYVPEPETLHAQISRLESGCTATVRPGGKLEQKRYFKPNFPIQKVVKGQEQDLFDRIAQVLEDSVEKHMRADVTVGSFLSGGIDSTAIAALAKRHNPNLLTFTTGFEREGYSEVDVAAESAAAIGAEHIVKIVSPEEYASAIPKIMWYLDDPVADPSLVPLYFVAAEARKHVKVVLSGEGADELFGGYTIYKEPLSLAPFEKIPSPLRKGLGQLSKVLPDGMKGKSLLERGSMTMEERYYGNARSFNFEQLQRVIPWAKPEWDHREVTAPIYAQSQNFDPVARMQHLDLFTWMRGDILVKADKINMANSLELRVPFLDKEVFKVAETIPHDLKIANGTTKYALRRALEQIVPPHVLHRKKLGFPVPMRHWLAGDELFGWAQDTIKESGTEEIFNKQAVLDMLNEHRAGVSDHSRRLWTVLSFMVWHGIFVENRIDPQIEDRSYPVEL
- a CDS encoding HesB/IscA family protein; this encodes MTAPSTNTGVILTESAASKAKALIDQEGRDDLALRIAVQPGGCSGLRYQLYFDDRTLDGDKEDTIGGVRLVVDKMSTPYLLGAHIDFADTIEQQGFTIDNPNAGSSCACGDSFN